One window from the genome of Paenibacillus azoreducens encodes:
- a CDS encoding SRPBCC domain-containing protein translates to MENKKLKYEFYIGAEPNRVWDLLVTPEGTKKTFFNCVLQSSFKAGEPFAYVGPGNAGDETVHVYGDILTYEPRKVLSYLEHPGPSYRANHQEHTSRVTFTLDTVGKCTKLTLVNDEWTENHPSFQNAESSWWMILSNIKTVAETGNTLDFGW, encoded by the coding sequence TTGGAAAACAAGAAGCTGAAATATGAATTTTATATCGGGGCGGAGCCAAACAGAGTATGGGACCTGCTGGTTACGCCGGAAGGTACGAAGAAAACCTTTTTTAACTGCGTGCTTCAATCCAGCTTTAAGGCTGGTGAGCCGTTTGCCTATGTGGGGCCGGGTAATGCCGGCGATGAAACGGTGCATGTGTACGGCGACATTTTGACATATGAACCACGGAAGGTGCTCAGCTACCTTGAGCATCCGGGACCTTCCTATCGTGCCAATCATCAGGAACACACATCTCGGGTTACATTTACGCTGGATACGGTAGGCAAATGCACCAAATTAACGCTCGTGAATGATGAATGGACGGAAAATCATCCTTCCTTCCAAAATGCAGAAAGTTCTTGGTGGATGATTTTGAGCAATATCAAAACCGTGGCGGAAACCGGAAATACGCTGGATT